The following coding sequences lie in one Apium graveolens cultivar Ventura chromosome 3, ASM990537v1, whole genome shotgun sequence genomic window:
- the LOC141711134 gene encoding MLO-like protein 12 — translation MLLGFISLLLTVLKGTLSEICIPKAIANSWLPCDKKFEEEHEEDFDGDDGHRKLLSFTNLTGTSRRRSLAAAAYTDKCAAKGKVQFLSEDALHQLHLFIFALAVFHVLSCIITLGLGRAKMGKWKTWESETKTLEYQCSQGAERYRFARDTTFGRRHLNIWCRSPILIWIVCFFRQFLISVPKVDYLTLRHGFIVAHLAPQSQTNFDFQKYINRSLEEDFKVVVGISPPIWFFSVLFILFNTNSWKSYLWLPFIPLIIVLLVGTKLQVIITKMGLRIQDRGQLVQGSPLVQPDNDLFWFNRPGLLLYLIHFVLFQNAFQFAFFAWAWYEFGTRSCSHDRTEDVIIRLSMGVIVQILCSYVTLPLYALVTQMGSTMKPTIFDERVAKALHRWQQDAKKNIKKNRQAEGSATPSPKTPNGPPLCKEGEVKSVQSPPKLNNFHNVHFEACGSSSFSEGHASSKEIVGDNPSQCTNSSSVSEPLASQHQIDIL, via the exons ATGCTGCTGGGATTCATATCATTGCTTCTAACAGTTCTGAAAGGAACATTATCAGAAATATGTATACCTAAAGCTATCGCAAACTCATGGCTTCCTTGCGATAAGAAATTTGAAGAGGAACATGAGGAAGATTTTGATGGTGATGATGGGCACAGAAAACTTCTTTCTTTTACAAATTTGACAGGAACAAGTCGTCGTCGCTCTCTTGCTGCTGCAGCTTACACAGATAAATGTGCTGCCAAG GGTAAAGTTCAATTTCTATCTGAGGATGCTCTCCATCAACTACACTTATTCATCTTTGCCTTGGCTGTTTTTCACGTGCTTTCTTGCATAATTACCCTGGGCTTAGGTAGAGCTAAG ATGGGTAAGTGGAAGACATGGGAATCAGAAACAAAAACACTGGAGTATCAATGTTCACAAG GGGCTGAAAGATACAGGTTTGCAAGAGATACCACCTTTGGGAGAAGGCACCTAAATATCTGGTGTCGTTCACCAATTTTAATTTGGATT GTTTGTTTTTTTAGACAATTTCTCATATCAGTTCCAAAGGTTGATTATCTGACCCTGCGCCATGGATTTATCGTT GCACACTTGGCTCCACAGAGTCAGACAAACTTTGATTTCCAGAAATACATCAACAGATCACTTGAGGAGGACTTCAAAGTCGTCGTGGGAATCAG CCCACCAATCTGGTTTTTCTCTGTACTATTCATACTCTTCAACACTAACA GCTGGAAGTCTTATCTGTGGCTTCCCTTCATCCCCCTGATT ATTGTGCTACTAGTCGGAACAAAGCTACAAGTGATAATAACCAAGATGGGATTAAGGATTCAAGACAGAGGGCAGCTGGTTCAGGGTAGCCCTTTAGTACAACCAGACAATGACCTCTTCTGGTTTAACCGTCCCGGCCTTCTCCTGTACCTCATCCATTTTGTTCTTTTTCAG AATGCATTTCAGTTCGCCTTCTTTGCATGGGCTTGG TATGAATTTGGGACTCGTTCGTGCTCCCACGATAGAACAGAAGATGTGATCATCAGATTATCAATGGG GGTCATCGTACAAATACTATGCAGCTATGTTACTCTTCCTCTCTATGCTTTGGTGACTCAG ATGGGTTCAACAATGAAGCCGACAATATTTGATGAACGAGTAGCAAAGGCTCTACACAGGTGGCAGCAAGACGCGAAGAAGAACATAAAGAAGAATCGTCAGGCAGAAGGTTCTGCGACGCCATCACCAAAAACGCCAAATGGTCCACCTCTCTGTAAGGAGGGTGAAGTCAAAAGCGTCCAATCACCTCCAAAGCTTAACAACTTCCATAATGTACATTTTGAAGCCTGCGGGTCATCATCATTTTCAGAAGGCCATGCAAGTTCGAAAGAGATTGTTGGTGACAATCCTTCTCAATGTACCAACTCAAGTTCAGTTTCTGAACCTCTTGCTTCTCAGCATCAAATCGACATTCTCTGA